GCTGTGGGTGACGTTTCGGCCGCAGGAGCCGGGCGATGTGTTCGCGCTGGCATATATGTCGAGCTTTACGGAAGCCGACGGATCGACCGTGGATGGATTCACGCCCGGATAGACAGCTTATTCCCTGGCACCGGATGGCCTGGCCAGTGTGTGGCTCATTGCACAGCCGGCCGGGGCGCCCCAGTTCTACTTCATGCCGAAGTTCGATTGGAGCTGATGAGCACTATCGCGTAGACCTGGCCAGCGAGGCGTTTGAGACGTTTTCGATAGGGCCGGCAAAGGCTGACGTTTAGGCGGCGCGGGTCTGGCGATGGCCTGCGAGCAGGCCGCGTACCGAAATGTCTTCGTCGATGGCGGGCCAGTTTATGCCTTCGCCGCGACCGATCAGGCGCCAGTTGGAGCGGTCAGTATCCGATGCGTCACGCAGGCGGGGGGAACCATTCGACGGGCACCGAGAGTTGGCGGCCGTCATCAAGGATGACGCGCAAGACCGTGGCCGTGACGGCGACGTCAACGGCAAGCGGTTCAGTCTGCAGCGTCAAAGTGGTCATGACGCCATCAGAGCGCATTTGTCTGGGGGACAAAGGGTCTTCCACAACCACCGCACGTCATCCTCGGGCTTGACCCGAGGACGTTGCACTCACCGAACGTTCCGCAAGTTCAATTCCCTCGGGTCAGGCCCGAGGGTGACGATTGGGGTTGGGTGGACTGCAGCGGTTTCAAAGGAGAATCCACCATGGACGACTTAACCAGAACCGTCATCGAG
This sequence is a window from Devosia ginsengisoli. Protein-coding genes within it:
- a CDS encoding DUF2442 domain-containing protein, translating into MTAANSRCPSNGSPRLRDASDTDRSNWRLIGRGEGINWPAIDEDISVRGLLAGHRQTRAA
- a CDS encoding DUF2442 domain-containing protein, whose translation is MTTLTLQTEPLAVDVAVTATVLRVILDDGRQLSVPVEWFPPPA